A window from Peromyscus eremicus chromosome 1, PerEre_H2_v1, whole genome shotgun sequence encodes these proteins:
- the LOC131903975 gene encoding vomeronasal type-1 receptor 4-like, whose product MDPKNLVIGLIFLIQSTVGILGNVFLLANYLVIYYKKHKGKPLDLILMHLVMVNFLIILSKGMGNTMIIFVLKLFFNDWSYQLFMYVLRVFRIMSIATICLLSVFQAIMISPRNSFWKNLSVKSPKDIGVYISLCWFLYIMVNVLFPLYMSIKLRRKNTTKETDFKYYTVVGHDKFTISTYIAFFVFPELIFSVLITWSSSSMIVFLYRHKQRVQHIRSTYAFHRNSPESRATQNILVLVFTFLAFYTLSTIAHGCSALLSHQNWWPIMITSIITLCFPSLSPFLLMSQSSPLSRLCFLWIKDTESSNIIVTI is encoded by the coding sequence ATGGACCCCAAGAATTTGGTAATAGGACTAATATTCTTGATTCAGAGTACAGTTGGAATTCTAGGAAATGTCTTTCTTCTTGCCAACTACCTAGTTatttattacaagaaacacaaaggaaaaccCTTGGATTTAATTCTCATGCATCTGGTCATGGTTAACTTTTTGATCATTCTCTCTAAAGGAATGGGCAACACAATGATCATTTTTGTGTTGAAACTTTTCTTCAATGATTGGAGCTACCAACTTTTTATGTATGTTCTAAGGGTTTTCAGGATCATGTCCATTGCCACCATCTGTCTCTTGAGTGTCTTCCAGGCCATCATGATCAGCCCTAGGAACTCCTTTTGGAAGAATCTTAGTGTCAAATCTCCCAAGGACATTGGTGTCTACATTTCTCTCTGCTGGTTCTTGTACATCATGGTAAACGTTCTTTTCCCTTTGTATATGTCCAtaaaattaagaaggaaaaacacaacaaaagagaCAGATTTTAAATACTATACTGTTGTAGGTCATGACAAATTCACAATCTCCACATACATAGCATTTTTTGTGTTTCCCGAACTTATATTTTCTGTCCTCATCACCTGGTCCAGCAGCTCAATGATTGTCTTTTTGTATAGGCACAAACAGCGAGTTCAACATATCCGCAGCACTTATGCTTTCCACAGAAACTCTCCTGAGTCCAGAGCCACCCAGAACATCCTTGTTCTAGTGTTCACCTTTCTGGCTTTTTataccctctctactattgcacATGGTTGCAGTGCTCTATTGTCTCATCAAAATTGGTGGCCAATAATGATCACAAGCATTATAACTTTGTGTTTTCCCTCTTTGAGTCCTTTTTTACTTATGAGTCAGTCATCccctctctccagactctgcttTCTTTGGATAAAGGATACAGAATCCTCTAATATTATTGTAACTATTTAA